A single genomic interval of Oryza sativa Japonica Group chromosome 7, ASM3414082v1 harbors:
- the LOC4344289 gene encoding transcription repressor OFP1 translates to MSDSCKMPLPLFHRNISLLPLAANFSVIKSGVQPRCTHCSSAHPHSPRPHCLTAAAAATMPLLSSWLFHKLRRRRSAARGEPDVVEAASKKQQPPMAAAAAAAPCSPSPNRASYYFASRERCLPPARAATDNHKLRDTRFPRSPQPNDDIVFDVVAVSASPARGQFDGMKAMPELKLRPILTKRATAKNDGDEGDALDSGTSAAASPTSRVRRFVHHAKPSSGRRKGRVAALPADATSRRRRRRRRCRWLYESLVVVKESADPEEDFLESMAEMIAANDVRSPRDLEELLACYLALNAAEHHRAIVGAFRRAWLHAAAATAAPPSPSPIK, encoded by the coding sequence ATGTCAGATTCTTGCAAGATGCCGCTGCCGCTTTTCCACCGCAACATCTCTTTGCTGCCACTCGCGGCAAACTTTTCCGTAATAAAAAGTGGGGTGCAACCTCGCTGCACGCACTGCAGCTCAGCTCACCCCCACAGTCCACGACCACACTGCCtcactgcagcagcagcagctacgaTGCCATTGCTGAGCTCGTGGCTGTTCCACAAgctgcggcggaggagaagcgCGGCGAGAGGAGAACCCGACGTCGTCGAAGCGGCGAGCAAGAAGCAGCAACctcccatggcggcggcggcggcagcggcgccgtgctcgccgtcgccgaacagGGCGTCGTACTACTTCGCGAGCAGAGAACGCTGTCTCCCTCCGGCTCGCGCCGCCACGGACAACCACAAGCTCCGGGACACCCGGTTCCCGCGGAGCCCGCAGCCGAACGACGACATCGTGTtcgacgtcgtcgccgtctcggcgtcgccggcgcgcgGCCAGTTCGACGGGATGAAGGCGATGCCGGAGCTCAAGCTGCGGCCCATCCTCACCAAGCGCGCCACCGCCAAgaacgacggcgacgaaggtGACGCGCTGGACAGCGGCACGAGCGCGGCCGCGTCGCCGACGTCAAGGGTGCGGCGGTTCGTCCACCACGCGAAGCCGAGCAGCGGGAGGCGGAAGGggcgggtggcggcgctgcCGGCCGACGCTAccagccggaggcggcggcggcggcggcggtgccggtggCTGTACGAGAGCCTGGTGGTGGTGAAGGAGTCGGCCGACCCGGAGGAGGACTTCCTGGAGAGCATGGCGGAGATGATCGCCGCGAACGACGTGCGCTCGCCGCGGGACCTCGAGGAGCTTCTCGCTTGCTACCTCGCCCTCAACGCCGCCGAGCACCACCGCGCCATCGTCGGCGCGTTCCGCCGCGCGtggctgcacgccgccgccgccacggcggcgccgccatcaccTAGCCCGATCAAGTGA
- the LOC107278351 gene encoding uncharacterized protein produces MPSPSCCLQCNPCGGMLALFKRRPRALLRRAVGKMNSSRRRRRRAAGSFSSVRAVFWPLMSMRSDADRNDVAAADRPPASSSTDDDSGGGGLRAPSPSLDTPASTTAARVLALQAQLGEAAAASTKPSSGGDDGVEEACRSFEKHLMEMLVEERKVRDLMDVEELLCCWEKLRSPVFVQLVGRFYGELCMDLFSGRDTDVSSDSEDLSL; encoded by the coding sequence atgccgtcgccgtcgtgttGCTTGCAGTGCAATCCATGCGGTGGGATGCTCGCGCTCTTCAAGAGGCGCCCGCGGGcgctgctccgccgcgccgtgggCAAGATGAAcagcagccggcgccggcgccgccgcgcggcgggcAGCTTCAGCTCCGTCCGCGCGGTGTTCTGGCCACTCATGTCCATGCGCTCCGACGCCGACCGcaacgacgtcgccgccgctgacCGGCCGCCGGCATCGTCGTCCACtgacgacgacagcggcggcggcggcctgcgcgcgccgtcgccgtcgctcgacACGCCCGCGTCGACGACGGCCGCTCGGGTGCTGGCGCTGCAGGCCCAGCTcggcgaggccgcggcggcgtcgacgaagccgagcagcggtggcgacgacggcgtggagGAGGCGTGCAGAAGCTTCGAGAAGCATCTGATGGAGATGCtggtggaggagaggaaggtGAGGGACCTCATGGACGTCGAGGAGCTCCTGTGCTGCTGGGAGAAGCTCAGGTCGCCGGTGTTCGTCCAGCTCGTCGGCCGCTTCTACGGCGAGCTCTGCATGGACCTCTTCTCCGGCCGCGACACCGACGTGTCATCCGACTCCGAGGATTTGTCTCTCTGA
- the LOC4344290 gene encoding alpha-galactosidase 3 yields the protein MEAPRLRLPFLLLVALVVSPPAVAAAASRMRIEPLPTAALRRLYDTSNYGKLQLNNGLALTPQMGWNSWNFFACNINETVIRDTADALVSTGLADLGYNYVNIDDCWSNVKRGKKDQLLPDPKTFPSGIKDLADYVHGKGLKLGIYSDAGIFTCQVRPGSLHHEKDDAAIFASWGVDYLKYDNCYNLGIKPKDRYPPMRDALNSTGRQIFYSLCEWGQDDPALWAGKVGNSWRTTDDIQDTWKSMTDIADKNNKWASYAGPGGWNDPDMLEVGNGGMTFAEYRAHFSIWALMKAPLLIGCDVRNMTKETMEILSNKEVIQVNQDPLGVQGRRILGQGKNGCQEVWAGPLSGNRLAVVLWNRCEESANIIVKLPSVGLDGSSPYSVRDLWKHETLSENVVGTFGAQVDVHDCKMYIFTPAVTVASS from the exons ATGGAggcgccgcgcctccgcctcccgttCCTCCTACTGGTGGCCCTCGtcgtctcgccgccggcggtcgccgcggcggcgagccgaaTGCGGATCGAgcccctccccaccgccgcgctgcgccgcctctACGACACCTCCAACTACGGCAAGCTGCAGCTCAACAACGGCCTCGCCCTCACCCCGCAGATGGG ATGGAACAGCTGGAATTTCTTCGCCTGCAACATCAACGAGACGGTCATCCGCGACACAG CTGACGCACTAGTCTCGACGGGGCTGGCTGATTTGGGCTACAACTATGTAAATATCG ATGATTGTTGGTCCAAtgtaaaaagaggaaaaaag GATCAATTGCTACCTGACCCAAAAACTTTCCCTTCTGGCATCAAAGATCTTGCGGACTATGTGCATGGGAAAGGTCTAAAGCTTGGTATCTACTCTGATGCTGG GATTTTTACATGTCAAGTTCGACCTGGATCGCTCCATCATGAAAAGGACGATGCTGCAATATTTGCTTCATGG GGTGTTGATTACCTGAAGTATGACAACTGCTACAATTTGGGAATAAAGCCCAAGGACAG GTATCCTCCAATGCGTGATGCTTTAAATTCAACTGGACGCCAAATATTCTACTCTCTATGTGAATG ggGCCAGGATGATCCAGCCTTATGGGCTGGCAAAGTTGGTAACAGTTGGCGCACAACAGATGACATACAGGATACATGGAAAAG CATGACTGATATTGCTGATAAGAATAACAAGTGGGCATCATATGCTGGACCCGGTGGATGGAATG aCCCGGATATGCTGGAAGTCGGGAATGGTGGCATGACCTTTGCAGAGTATCGTGCACATTTTAGCATCTGGGCACTTATGAAG GCCCCTCTCTTAATTGGTTGCGATGTCAGAAACATGACTAAAGAAACAATGGAAATATTGAGCAACAAAGAAGTAATTCAAGTAAATCAAG ATCCTCTTGGAGTTCAAGGAAGAAGAATTTTAGGTCAAGGGAAAAATGGATGCCAAGAG GTGTGGGCTGGCCCCCTCTCTGGTAACCGTCTGGCTGTTGTTTTATGGAACCGCTGTGAGGAGTCTGCCAATATTATAGTAAAATTGCCATCTGTAGGCCTTGATGGTTCATCTCCCTATTCTGTTAGAGATCTGTGGAAG CATGAAACTCTATCAGAGAACGTTGTTGGAACTTTTGGGGCGCAAGTTGACGTGCATGACTGCAAAATGTATATTTTCACTCCCGCCGTCACCGTTGCATCAAGTTGA
- the LOC4344292 gene encoding transcription factor RF2b-like has translation MAMPPKPGDQPSPGRSPNPNLNLPCPLPPIPSCGGGGGGAGPTPPPPPPPPHHRRARSEVAFRFPDDLGLGGGADGGGFDEIGSEDDLFSTFMDMEKIAGADRDRAAETSSPPRPTKHRHSASFDGFAFGAGAGGPGPGLGKQQDGAGGVFSEVMEAKKAMSSEQLAELAAIDPKRAKRILANRQSAARSKERKARYITELERKVQTLQTEATTLSAQLTLFQRDTTGLSAENAELKIRLQAMEQQAQLRDALNDALKQEVERLKIATGEMAKSNDAYNTGMQQVPYSPSFFQLSDQHAVQHHAGVQQLPHQFQQPHPSVPSHQMLSHPNSLSDMMQQDSLGRLQGLDIGKGPVAVKNEAEVVVKSEGSSISAGESNSTF, from the exons ATGGCGATGCCGCCCAAGCCCGGCGATCAGCCCTCCCCGGGGCGGAGCCCCAACCCCAACCTCAACCTCCCCTGCCCGCTCCCGCCCATCCctagctgcggcggcggcggcggcggcgccgggcccacgccgccgccgccgccgcctccgccgcaccaCCGGCGCGCCAGATCTGAGGTGGCCTTCCGCTTCCCGGACGACCTGGGCCTCGggggcggcgcggacggcggggGCTTCGACGAGATCGGCTCCGAGGACGACCTCTTCTCCACCTTCATGGACATGGAGAagatcgccggcgccgaccgcgaccgcgccgccgagacctcctcccctccccgccccaCCAAGCACCGCCACAGCGCCTCCTTCGACGGCTTCGCCTTCGGGGCCGGTGCGGGTGGCCCCGGCCCTGGCCTTGGGAAGCAGCAAGACGGAGCAGGAGGCGTGTTCTCCGAGGTTATGGAGGCTAAGAAGGCCATGTCCTCCGAGCAGctggccgagctcgccgccatcGACCCCAAGCGCGCCAAAAG AATTCTAGCAAACAGACAGTCTGCAGCCCGATCAAAGGAAAGGAAGGCTCGATATATAACAGAGTTAGAGCGGAAAGTTCAAACTCTTCAAACTGAGGCTACCACACTGTCAGCACAACTGACACTATTTCAG AGAGACACAACCGGACTTTCTGCAGAAAATGCTGAGCTCAAGATTAGATTGCAAGCCATGGAGCAACAGGCTCAGCTGCGTGATG CTCTCAACGATGCACTGAAGCAGGAAGTGGAGAGGCTTAAGATTGCTACGGGTGAGATGGCAAAGTCAAATGATGCGTATAATACAGGAATGCAGCAGGTCCCGTACAGCCCTTCCTTCTTCCAGCTATCTGACCAACACGCAGTTCAGCACCATGCAGGCGTTCAGCAGCTGCCACATCAATTCCAACAACCTCATCCAAGTGTCCCTAGCCACCAGATGCTATCCCACCCAAATTCCCTCTCTGATATGATGCAGCAAGACTCGCTTGGGCGGCTCCAAGGGCTGGACATTGGCAAAGGACCAGTGGCTGTGAAAAATGAGGCAGAGGTAGTGGTGAAGTCTGAGGGTAGTTCAATATCTGCAGGTGAAAGCAACAGCACATTCTAA
- the LOC4344291 gene encoding uncharacterized protein, translating into MAAYRGRRDYGGGWWSASAGSGRMTLAAVMATRAPRPAFIRREAIRAAEAAADEVVLRVQPTEEAERTRQGIIGYLKLLFGTALGCEVFAFGSVPLKTYLPDGDIDITILGNTAPDSTFISEVRGILELEEQEDGADVAITGLQFIDAEVKLIKCVIDNIVVDISFNQIGGVTTLCLLELVDHEVGNDHLFKRSIMLIKAWCYHESHILGAHRGLISTYALEVLVLYIFNIFHKSLHSPLEVLYKFLEYFSKFDWDKYCISLNGPVPLSSLPNLTVEPSGIHDELLFGPNGSCDRLIVLKKDSDGSNMNFRPKYLNIIDPIKSSNNLGRSVSKGSFYRIRGAFSFGAQNLSQILMLPTDLIPTEIFGFFVNTLKSHGRGKRSDVGNNGSFEPSLDPESEYALWEDSSDVKESDMSEDENRSPDLQRTSDSCFYNKVSGDSFSSHSPFSQEKGNNMKRHYDCAREEYLPLGRSSMEQHIYANNQSQILTPSTRINTLDISNSCPAETNRSDLHEEKLPLSHFSPSNLLDLSGDLDLHLECLRKVQYHLESMFDWLIQEASFSGAVNNDSFNIPTQSSFSNTDGRALRPLLVSSAYTQRGNLSRVYCSHSTREISQKSVSRTEVQVNAVCQQNVALPSGTNNRLALPPSPVADSEKSPVSPLHNTVDIVGTHGAGMHTLNNVSLLSGTDVLSNAFAQLSFPAVNSVDYKYCWSYTTTNNRATSSQKTNRGKGGTGTYIPRMNYHTYKERIFYYNGRSQREMLPDRPFKIKTNPIGYIRRRSSPEMGCSSSSNGGITFENTSHTPSKKQDHSSKSTVTAEGSFAQERAPASQEWNICTNMNMVDSQKPGNDEDLVRPNNESRELRTLHPSEVQNREMTASSSSSVELPHCVGNGLQESNTSQPSSPATEASSPIKTSLVEGLEFGSFEPILGTSFLCEKFCEEFPPLPARKWPAVAAVSTPVTVSSSPAETGSKPEGLYQLRDEADFPPLKAGARNGFNHRVGR; encoded by the exons ATGGCGGCGTACCGCGGCCGGCGGGACTACGGTGGCGGGTGGTGGTCGGCGTCGGCCGGCTCGGGGAGGATGACGctggcggcggtgatggcgacgagggcgccgcggccggcgttTATCCGGCGGGAGGCGAtccgggcggcggaggcggccgcggaCGAGGTGGTGTTACGGGTGCAACCcacggaggaggcggagcggaCGCGGCAGGGCATCATCGGCTACCTCAAGCTGCTCTTCGGCACCGCGCTCGGCTGCGAG GTCTTTGCATTTGGATCTGTTCCTTTGAAGACCTACCTCCCTGATGGGGATATTGACATAACTATACTTGGGAACACAGCTCCGGACAGCACTTTCATTAGTGAGGTTCGTGGTATACTTGAGTTAGAGGAGCAGGAAGATGGTGCTGATGTTGCAATCACGGGTTTGCAATTCATCGATGCTGAG GTAAAGCTCATCAAATGTGTTATTGACAATATTGTTGTTGACATCTCGTTCAACCAAATTGGTGGGGTGACCACACTCTGTCTTCTTGAGCTG GTTGACCATGAAGTTGGGAACGACCATCTGTTCAAGAGGAGCATTATGCTAATCAAGGCTTGGTGTTACCATGAAAGCCACATACTGGGAGCTCATCGTGGACTAATATCTACTTATGCCTTGGAAGTTCTTGTTCTTTACATATTCAATATATTTCACAAATCGCTGCATAGTCCCTTAGAG GTCTTGTATAAGTTTTTGGAATATTTTAGCAAGTTTGACTGGGATAAGTATTGCATAAGTTTAAATGGTCCTGTTCCTTTGTCATCCTTGCCCAACCTAACTG TTGAACCTTCAGGGATACATGATGAATTACTGTTTGGCCCTAATGGCTCGTGTGATAGACTTATTGTACTTAAAAAGGATTCTGATGGATCTAACATGAATTTTCGCCCGAAGTATCTAAACATAATTGACCCAATAAAGTCCAGTAATAATCTTGGCAGAAGCGTCAGCAAAG GAAGCTTTTACCGCATACGAGGTGCTTTCTCATTTGGTGCACAAAACCTGAGTCAAATTCTCATGTTACCTACTGACCTTATTCCTACTGAAATCTTTGGATTTTTTGTGAACACCTTGAAGAGCCATGGAAGAGGAAAAAGATCAGACGTTGGCAATAATGGTTCATTCGAACCGTCACTTGATCCTGAAAGTGAATATGCACTTTGGGAAGATTCATCAGACGTAAAAGAATCTGATATGAGTGAAGATGAAAATAGAAGTCCTGATCTGCAGAGGACTTCAGATAGTTGTTTTTACAACAAGGTCTCAGGAGACAGTTTCAGTAGCCACTCACCATTTTCCCAAGAGAAGGGCAACAACATGAAACGACACTACGACTGTGCAAGAGAGGAATATTTACCCCTCGGTAGATCATCTATGGAGCAACATATTTATGCGAACAACCAGTCACAAATATTGACTCCCTCTACTCGTATAAATACTTTGGATATTTCCAATTCTTGCCCAGCTGAGACAAATAGGAGCGATCTCCATGAAGAAAAACTGCCACTTTCTCATTTTTCACCATCAAATTTGTTGGATCTATCAGGAGATCTGGATTTGCACTTAGAATGCCTTCGAAAAGTTCAGTACCACCTGGAGTCCATGTTTGATTGGTTGATTCAGGAAGCAAGTTTTTCTGGCGCAGTAAACAATGACTCCTTCAATATTCCAACCCAGAGCAGCTTCTCAAATACTGATGGAAGGGCTCTAAGGCCATTGTTAGTTTCATCTGCTTATACCCAGAGAGGGAACCTATCTCGAGTTTACTGTTCGCATAGCACAAGAGAAATTTCTCAGAAATCAGTATCACGCACTGAGGTCCAAGTGAATGCGGTTTGTCAGCAGAATGTGGCATTGCCCTCTGGAACAAATAACAGATTGGCGTTGCCTCCATCTCCTGTCGCTGATTCTGAGAAATCTCCAGTTTCTCCGCTCCATAACACAGTGGATATTGTTGGGACGCATGGAGCTGGCATGCATACTCTCAAT AATGTATCATTGCTTTCTGGAACAGATGTATTATCCAATGCATTCGCACAGCTTTCATTTCCTGCAGTTAATTCAGTTGACTATAAATATTGTTGGTCTTATACCACAACAAATAATCGTGCGACATCAAGTCAAAAAACAAACCGTGGGAAGGGTGGAACTGGCACATACATTCCCAGAATG AATTATCATACTTACAAGGAACGCATATTCTATTATAATGGAAGAAGCCAGAGAGAAATGTTACCAGATCGGCCGTTCAAGATTAAAACTAACCCAATTGGCTACATTCGCCGGCGCAGTTCGCCTGAAATGGGATGTTCAAGTTCAAGCAATGGCGGTATTACATTTGAAAATACAAGTCATACACCATCAAAGAAACAGGATCACTCAAGCAAAAGTACAGTTACAGCTGAAGGAAGTTTTGCTCAGGAGAGAGCACCAGCAAGCCAGGAATGGAATATTTGCACAAACATGAACATGGTTGACAGCCAAAAACCTGGTAATGATGAAGACCTTGTCAGACCAAACAATGAATCAAGGGAACTACGGACACTCCATCCATCAGAAGTGCAAAACAGGGAAATGacggcatcatcatcatctagtGTGGAGCTTCCTCATTGTGTTGGCAATGGTCTCCAAGAATCCAATACATCTCAGCCATCCTCACCTGCAACTGAGGCTTCTTCTCCAATCAAAACATCACTAGTCGAAGGTCTTGAGTTTGGATCTTTCGAACCTATCTTAGGTACTAGTTTTCTCTGCGAAAAGTTTTGCGAAGAATTCCCACCTCTGCCTGCTAGAAAGTGGCCTGCAGTAGCCGCTGTTTCAACGCCTGTGACTGTGAGCTCTTCGCCTGCTGAAACAGGAAGCAA GCCAGAAGGGCTCTACCAACTGAGAGATGAAGCTGACTTCCCTCCTCTCAAGGCTGGTGCTCGCAATGGATTTAATCATAGAGTTGGAAGATGA